GCTGCCCGTCGATGGCGGAATCCACGCGGGACACGAAGAACGACGCTACCGAAGCCACGCGGTCCAGCGGCTGCCCGGCCGCGTGACGCTGCTCCAGCCCGGCCAGGTACGCCTCCATCACCTTTTCGTGGTTGGCCACGGAGAACAGGAGCGTGACGTTCACGTTGAAGCCGTCCGCGATCAGCTGCTGGATCACGGGCAGGCCGGCGTCCGTCCCCGGCACCTTGATCATCAGGTTCGGCCGGTCGACGGCCTTCCACAGGCGGCGCGCCTCATCCAGCGTGCCGGCCGTGTCGTGCGCCAGCTCGGGCGACACCTCGAGCGAGACGAAGCCGTCCGATCCGTCCGACTTGTCGTACACTTCGCGGAACAGGTCGCAGGCGTTACGGATGTCCTCCACCGCCAGCGCCTCGTACGCGTCGCTCCCCTTTGCCCCATTGCCGGCGAGCACGGCCAGCGCGTCGTCGTAGTCGTCGCTGTCCCCCATCGCCTGCTCAAAGATGGAGGGATTGCTGGTGATGCCGCGCAGGTCGTACTTGCGGATCATCTCCTTGAGCTCGCCGTTGACCAGAATGCCGCGGCGGATGTAGTCCAGCCACACGCTCTGTCCCAGCTTGTGCAGCTCGTGAAGGGGATTGCCCTCGCCCTCCACGGCGTCGGTCGGGTGCTTGGTATCGGCCATCGTCAGTCTCCAGAGAATAAGTGCGTAAGTGCGGTGTGCGTCGGTGCGTGAGTGCGAGGGAGTTCACCCCGCACTCACGCACCCGGCACTCACGCACTCTTTTCGTCCGTTCCATGCGCCGTGGGGCCGGCGTCGTCGCCCGCCGCGCCCGCGTCGCCGTCGCCGATCCCCAGCAGCTTCTTGGCCTTGGCGGCCACGTTCTCGGCGCTGAATCCCAGCTCCTTGAACACGCGCGTCGCCGGCGCCGACGCGCCGAAGTGGCTGATGCCGATCACTTCGCCCTCGCCCACCCACCGGTGCCAGCCCATGGGGTGCGCCGCTTCCACCGCCACGCGCGCCCGCACCTCCGGCGGCAGAATGCGGTCGCGGTACTCCTGGTCCTGCTGCGCGAACAGAGCCCAGCTGGGCATGCTGACGACGCGCGCCTGGATGCCCTCCGCCGCCAGCAGCTTCTGCCCCTCCAGCGCCAGCGACAGCTCGGAGCCGCTGCCGATGAGGATCACCTGCGGCGTCGCGCCGCCCTCCGCGTCGGCCAGGATGTACGCCCCGTGGCGAAGGCCCGCCGCGGCGCCCAGCGTGTCGCGGTCCAGGTGCGGCAGCGCCTGCCGGGTGAGCGCCATGAAGATGGGGCCGTCCTTGTGCTCCATCGCAAAGCGCCACGCCTCCGCCGTCTCGTTGGCGTCGCCCGGGCGAAAGTCGATCAGCCCCGGAATGGCGCGCAGCGTGGGCAGCTGCTCGATGGGCTGGTGCGTGGGTCCGTCCTCGCCCAGGCCCACCGAGTCGTGCGTGTAGATGTAGATGGTGGGCTGCTCCATCAGCGCGGCCAGGCGCACGGCCGGGCGCATGTAGTCGCTGAAGATCAGGAAGGTGGCCCCGTACGGGCGCACGCCGCCGTGCAGCGCCATCCCGTTCATGGCCGCGCCCATGGCGTGCTCGCGGACGCCATAGTGCAGGTTGCGGCCCTGATAGGAGCCGGGCTCGAAGCTTTCCTCGCCCGCGATGAGCGTCAGCGTGCTCCCCGCCAGGTCCGCCGAGCCGCCGATGAGCCACGGGACGTTCTTGGCGATGGCGTTCAGCGCCTTGCCCGACGCGGCGCGCGTAGCGATCGCCTTGTCGTCCTTGGTCCACGACGGGATCTCCGCGTCCCATCCCTCGGGGAGCGTGCGGTTCATGGCCGCGTCCAGCGCCGCCGCCGTGTCGCCGTGCGCCTGGCGGTAGGCATCAAAGCGGCCCTGCCACTCGCGCTGCATCTCCGCGCCGCGGTCCACGGCCTGGCGCATGTGGGCCAGCGCCTCGTCCGGGACAAAGAAGGAATCGGTGGTGGGCCAGCCCAGGTTCTGCTTGGTCTTGATGATTTCTTCCGCGCCCAGCGGCTCGCCGTGCGCCTTTTCCGACCCGGCCTTGCCCGGCGATCCGAAGCCGATGATCGTCCGTACGGAG
The genomic region above belongs to Longimicrobium terrae and contains:
- the tkt gene encoding transketolase, producing the protein MATQNGELDQLCINTIRTLSMDAVQAANSGHPGTPMALAPLAYVIWTRHLRHNPRDPKWMDRDRFVLSCGHASMLLYSMLYLSGYDLTLDDLKNFRQWESKTPGHPEYGMTPGVETTTGPLGQGFATGVGMAMAEAHLAARYNRPDHEVIDHHVYAICSDGDLMEGVAAEAASFAGHLGLGKLIYFWDDNKITIEGSTDLAFTEDMGKRFEGYGWHHQRVEDGNDLEAIDAAIQAAKADPRPSLISVRTIIGFGSPGKAGSEKAHGEPLGAEEIIKTKQNLGWPTTDSFFVPDEALAHMRQAVDRGAEMQREWQGRFDAYRQAHGDTAAALDAAMNRTLPEGWDAEIPSWTKDDKAIATRAASGKALNAIAKNVPWLIGGSADLAGSTLTLIAGEESFEPGSYQGRNLHYGVREHAMGAAMNGMALHGGVRPYGATFLIFSDYMRPAVRLAALMEQPTIYIYTHDSVGLGEDGPTHQPIEQLPTLRAIPGLIDFRPGDANETAEAWRFAMEHKDGPIFMALTRQALPHLDRDTLGAAAGLRHGAYILADAEGGATPQVILIGSGSELSLALEGQKLLAAEGIQARVVSMPSWALFAQQDQEYRDRILPPEVRARVAVEAAHPMGWHRWVGEGEVIGISHFGASAPATRVFKELGFSAENVAAKAKKLLGIGDGDAGAAGDDAGPTAHGTDEKSA
- the tal gene encoding transaldolase, translating into MADTKHPTDAVEGEGNPLHELHKLGQSVWLDYIRRGILVNGELKEMIRKYDLRGITSNPSIFEQAMGDSDDYDDALAVLAGNGAKGSDAYEALAVEDIRNACDLFREVYDKSDGSDGFVSLEVSPELAHDTAGTLDEARRLWKAVDRPNLMIKVPGTDAGLPVIQQLIADGFNVNVTLLFSVANHEKVMEAYLAGLEQRHAAGQPLDRVASVASFFVSRVDSAIDGQLAKMAEGDSAKRDGLLALQGKAAIANAKLAYARFLDVFSGERWERLAAAGAQVQRPLWASTSTKNPDYRDVIYVEELIGRDTVNTMPLATVEAFGDHGIARSTVDQGVEGARADLAALAAAGIDLDAVTDQLQREGVDKFTKSFREMIESVGGKLARVAQRA